In the genome of uncultured Treponema sp., one region contains:
- a CDS encoding glucosaminidase domain-containing protein yields MKKFQLPIFIFCILLTAVSCVSTKGQKEISRNLSGQGIKSEKQLYNFFMSANPSADKKEVARLAALYIEEANAEGINSDCAFVQMCLETGFLRFGNLVTPQMHNYCGLGAIDAEHPGETFATEQLGVRAHIQHLHAYATKDIPLNNECIDTRYKYVNPRGKSPTIEGLAGTWAADKSYAVKLEQLLVRLESF; encoded by the coding sequence ATGAAAAAATTTCAATTGCCGATTTTTATATTTTGCATTTTGCTGACAGCAGTTTCGTGCGTTTCAACAAAAGGACAAAAAGAAATTTCAAGGAATCTTTCTGGTCAAGGAATAAAATCAGAAAAACAGCTTTACAATTTTTTTATGAGCGCAAATCCTTCAGCAGACAAAAAAGAAGTCGCACGGCTCGCAGCTCTTTACATTGAAGAAGCAAATGCGGAAGGAATAAACAGCGACTGCGCTTTTGTCCAGATGTGCCTCGAAACCGGCTTTTTAAGATTCGGAAATCTTGTTACGCCGCAAATGCACAATTACTGCGGACTTGGCGCAATCGATGCAGAACATCCGGGAGAAACTTTTGCAACGGAACAGCTCGGAGTAAGAGCGCACATTCAGCACCTTCACGCTTATGCGACAAAAGATATTCCGCTGAACAACGAATGTATTGATACTCGGTATAAGTATGTGAATCCGCGCGGAAAATCCCCGACAATAGAAGGGCTTGCAGGAACTTGGGCAGCAGACAAAAGCTATGCAGTAAAACTTGAGC
- the pyrH gene encoding UMP kinase — translation MTTKVLSVGGSIIAPDKPDENFLFEFSSMICSWLSENKDARLILVAGGGGPARNYQNSYKAVSAKFDENQKKLSAFEDSEKLNYACDWIGIMATRLNAQLLKTVFGSLCSQDVVTDPTKVSDFTGRILVASGWKPGFSTDNDAVLLAERFEADTVVNLSNIEKVYTDDPRKNPDAKPIDNISWSDFRKMVGDEWVPGKNCPFDPIASKKAQELSLKVICAGGKNIGNIKAVLDGKNYIGTTIS, via the coding sequence ATGACTACAAAAGTTTTAAGCGTAGGCGGTTCAATAATCGCGCCGGACAAACCAGATGAAAATTTTCTTTTTGAATTCAGCAGCATGATTTGCTCCTGGCTTTCTGAAAATAAAGATGCTCGACTGATTCTTGTAGCTGGCGGCGGCGGACCCGCAAGAAACTATCAGAATTCATACAAAGCGGTTTCTGCAAAATTTGATGAAAACCAAAAGAAACTTTCAGCGTTTGAAGATTCAGAAAAACTCAACTATGCCTGCGACTGGATTGGCATAATGGCAACCCGGCTAAACGCTCAGCTTTTAAAGACTGTATTCGGCTCTTTGTGCAGCCAAGATGTTGTAACAGATCCTACAAAAGTCAGCGACTTTACAGGAAGAATTCTTGTTGCTTCCGGCTGGAAACCTGGATTTTCAACAGACAATGACGCTGTTCTTCTTGCAGAGAGATTTGAAGCAGACACAGTTGTAAATCTTTCAAACATCGAAAAAGTTTACACAGACGATCCGCGCAAAAATCCTGACGCAAAACCAATCGACAATATTTCTTGGAGCGACTTTAGAAAAATGGTTGGAGACGAATGGGTTCCGGGAAAAAACTGTCCGTTTGATCCAATCGCTTCAAAAAAAGCACAGGAGCTTAGCTTAAAAGTTATTTGCGCAGGCGGAAAAAACATCGGGAATATAAAAGCTGTTCTTGATGGAAAAAATTACATAGGAACAACAATTTCGTAA